Proteins co-encoded in one Quercus robur chromosome 8, dhQueRobu3.1, whole genome shotgun sequence genomic window:
- the LOC126694017 gene encoding transcription factor MYB10-like: MVRAPFYDKNGLKKGAWSVEEDNKLRSYIQRFGPGNWRELPKFAGLSRCGKSCRLRWMNYLQPNLKRGDYTEEEDLTIIKLHEELGNKWSMIAASLPGRSDNDIKNYWHAHLKKCTKKNPTTSKMKTLSNEAYQHDADIARKTEIDSSVSSSPSYQVQESSQLPLETSSSEFSYLSFDNTPLSGINWTAEDSLATLETLEQSFSDFWTEPFILDNTYIQNKYPESLADAGFSASQSCYNEGIDSIYEAMQEVENYQRINEDPYLVN, from the exons ATGGTGAGAGCTCCCTTCTATGATAAAAATGGACTAAAGAAAGGTGCATGGAGTGTAGAAGAAGATAATAAACTAAGGTCATATATTCAGAGATTTGGCCCCGGGAACTGGAGGGAACTTCCCAAATTTGCAG GTTTATCAAGGTGTGGGAAGAGTTGCAGACTGCGATGGATGAACTACCTCCAGCCAAATTTAAAACGAGGAGACTatacagaagaagaagatcttACGATCATCAAATTGCATGAAGAACTAGGCAATAA atGGTCTATGATTGCTGCAAGCTTGCCAGGAAGATCAGATAATGATATAAAAAACTATTGGCATGCCCACCTGAAGAAGTGCACCAAGAAAAATCCTACAACGTCGAAGATGAAAACGCTGTCCAATGAAGCTTACCAACATGACGCTGATATAGCAAGGAAAACAGAAATTGACAGTTCTGTAAGCAGTTCTCCCTCTTACCAAGTTCAGGAGAGCTCCCAATTACCCCTAGAAACATCTTCTAGTGAATTCTCATACTTGAGCTTTGATAATACACCTTTATCTGGCATAAATTGGACTGCAGAAGATAGTCTCGCCACATTGGAAACACTTGAACAATCATTTAGTGACTTTTGGACTGAACCCTTTATATTAGACAATACCTACATCCAGAATAAATATCCAGAATCCTTGGCAGATGCAGGATTTAGTGCATCTCAATCATGCTACAATGAAGGCATAGATTCCATCTACGAGGCAATGCAAGAAGTCGAGAACTACCAGAGGATTAATGAAGATCCATATTTGGTGAACTAG